A genomic region of Danio aesculapii chromosome 21, fDanAes4.1, whole genome shotgun sequence contains the following coding sequences:
- the nup98 gene encoding LOW QUALITY PROTEIN: nuclear pore complex protein Nup98-Nup96 (The sequence of the model RefSeq protein was modified relative to this genomic sequence to represent the inferred CDS: deleted 1 base in 1 codon) — MFNKSFGAPFGGGTGGFGTSSTFGQPNSGFGATPGGFGSSAFGTTNNTGGLFGNTQNKPGGLFGSSTFSQPVTSSTSSGFGFGATSGTSNSLFGKTNTGGGGLFSQQNNAFGANKPAAFGNFGTSTSSGGLFGTTNTASNPFGGTSGSLFGSSSFTAAPPGTTIKFNPPTGSDTMVKGGVTTSINTKHQCITAMKEYENKSLEELRLEDYQAGRKGPSNLPMAAGTGGLFGAAAPATPSTGTGLFGSSAPNTGFNFGQNKTTFGTSTGAFGTTTGSLFAQPQQQQQQQNSSLFKPFGSATTTQNNTFSFGNTSSMQGLFANTAASQAGGLFGNTNTSTATGFGTGIFGQTNTGFGNVGTQNLFGNKPAGFGTTTTSAPSFGTGPGLFANKPTLTLGTNTNTSTFGFSGTGAGGGLFGNKTAATGLGPVLGTGFGAGVGTGQTSLFGNNQKLGSTLGSVGTFGAGGFNTGASTLNFGAPQQPVALTDPSAGAAQQAVLQQQISALAYSPFGDSPLFRNPLSDPKKKEERLKPTNPAAQKALTTPTQYKLTPRPATRVRPKALSSSGSSKSQLFDGLDDDELSLNNGAFMPRKSIKKLVLKNLNNSSLYNSLNREADDLASPSEYPQNGLSLSLDEGEPREANMERRGEDDLEVSKFYTNPITKPIPHAQPSPLLQDTISEFNLRGSGSHRNGLEASSEDISLAEDSIQEERDEELEAQKPPHPAGIVLSRVGYYTIPSMEELGKMLNENGECIVENFTIGRKGYGSVFFPGEVNLTNMILDEIVHFRRKEIIVYPDDKDKPSVGEGLNRRAEVTLDGVWPNDKTTCCQIKSPDRLTEMNYEGRLEAASRKQGARFLEYRPETGSWVFEVAHFSKYGLQESDEEEEIPPAKLDLKKLKTAVPPGLAQLPLTQQQVAPQAQSTAVLELLSRVSELDSDMADITQEHPAESILDDEDGERTFEENKLRSETPAEHEPVSASSQIASSMGINPHTLQIMKASLFADDDECDLFQEHVSSKLIQDVASTKLLLSGAGRPSIGALLQTKFTSGGGLFSQLPEAPFSEISQKLNKSLASEAPWPSLGPSFLLPPPPPEPTLRTVGARRLGGPVPLEASITLGKGRLLMDAALFRGRSFRVGWGPNWTLVHSGDQLSVTDAVKEPPAENLGFGFLPKPTKTKPLTESPFKVRVEQVVGLEPKQSSESLSLYKGPLEIGLKHSTINTEEPCPFIQPAGGVDALHGYAEWIVKVNKDIGGNDVGLAHWKQVWTLCAALWGRLGDRDLDTEHYSDYQQQLERRRSFSHWLSDCAANSIEEEVGQALQRSHAEAVFSYLTGHCISKACKLSQKSGDHRLSLMLSQAVGSQFCRDLLALQLTDWNRMQTDSFIEEERLRIFALLAGKPVWQSTDCCINVCSELDWKRCVAVHLWYMLPPTASVADALTKYETAFQGSEEVKRYAGPPLPPYIDELELLGLDEDMDEIESKKPLYDICFHLLKLYSDRHYSLQQLLDPSTVTADHLDYRLSWHLWNVLQALNYNHLATSCQGMLHASYAAQLESAGLWEMAIFVLLHITDSGRRESAVREMLSLHCSLEETEESMEKEQFLTEKLLIPIQWIHQAKAIRACRDGDKHREALHLYKAGHWNHCHRLVIQHLASDCIINDNHKYLLDFLEGLAVPERSVQIQGWDTSGRVYLDYIHVIQTLQDIQQMESPGYELERLHTEVTSLCSRIELLPCSKAKDKLAQSEMAKRVANILRVVLSLQQGGEGTPDPRHIPLCQLAPHIGRLPMPEDYALEELRSLTHSYMQEYVISH; from the exons ATGTTCAACAAATCTTTTGGTGCTCCCTTTGGGGGAGGGACAGGAGGATTTGGGACGTCATCCACTTTTGGGCAACCGA ATTCTGGGTTTGGTGCAACGCCAGGGGGCTTTGGATCTTCAGCATTTGGGACAACAAACAACACAGGAGGACTGTTCGGGAACACCCAGAACAAGCCTG GTGGTCTCTTTGGGTCAAGCACGTTCAGTCAGCCTGTTACATCCTCCACCAGTAGTGGCTTTGGGTTTGGTGCCACCAGCGGAACATCAAACAGCCTTTTCGGAAAG ACCAACACTGGAGGTGGAGGACTGTTTTCCCAGCAGAATAATGCATTTGGTGCCAACAAACCAGCCGCTTTTGGCA ATTTTGGAACCAGCACCAGTAGTGGTGGATTGTTTGGAACAACCAACACAGCATCCAACCCTTTTGGAGGAACATCAGGATCTTTGTTTGGGTCATCAAGTTTCACCGCTGCACCTCCTGGCACAACCATTAAATTCAAT CCACCTACAGGGAGTGACACAATGGTAAAAGGGGGTGTGACAACCAGCATCAACACCAAACACCAGTGCATCACTGCCATGAAGGAATATGAAAACAAATCTTTAGAG GAATTGAGGCTTGAGGATTACCAAGCAGGAAGGAAGGGTCCTTCAAACCTCCCAATGGCAGCTGGCACAGGTGGCCTCTTTGGAGCAGCAGCCCCAGCTACTCCTAGTACTGGCACTGGACTTTTTGGCTCCTCTGCTCCAAACACTGGCTTCAACTTTGGCCAAAACAAAACCACATTTGGCACCA GCACAGGAGCCTTTGGTACAACCACAGGAAGTTTGTTTGCCCAGCCacagcagcaacaacagcagcaaaATTCCAGTCTCTTCAAACCATTTGGCTCAGCCACCACCACCCAAAACAATACTTTCTCCTTTGGCAACACCAGCAGCATG CAGGGGCTGTTTGCCAACACTGCTGCCTCACAGGCTGGAGGACTGTTTGGAAACACTAACACAAGTACTGCCACTGGCTTTGGCACAGGAATTTTTGGTCAGACTAACACTGGCTTTGGGAATGTAGGCACACAG AATCTTTTTGGTAATAAGCCTGCAGGATTTGGCACCACCACTACTAGCGCACCCTCTTTTGGCACAGGCCCTGGTCTTTTTGCAAATAAACCTACACTCACTCTTGGGACTAACACAAACACCTCAACTTTTG GGTTCAGTGGTACTGGTGCTGGTGGCGGTCTTTTtgggaacaaaactgctgcaacagGCCTTGGACCAGTATTGGGTACTGGCTTTGGAGCAG GTGTAGGAACTGGCCAGACGTCATTGTTTGGGAACAACCAGAAGCTGGGCTCCACCTTGGGCTCAGTGGGCACATTTGGTGCTGGAGGCTTCAACACTGGTGCCAGCACACTGAATTTTGGCGCTCCTCAACAGCCTGTCG CTCTGACTGACCCCAGTGCAGGAGCTGCTCAGCAGGCTGTGCTCCAGCAGCAGATTAGTGCACTGGCCTACTCGCCTTTTGGAGACTCGCCTCTCTTCAGAAACCCACTGTCAGACCCCAAAAAGAAGGAAGAG CGTCTGAAGCCCACAAATCCAGCTGCCCAGAAGGCCTTGACTACCCCAACTCAATACAAACTCACACCCCGTCCTGCCACCCGTGTGCGTCCCAAAGCACTTTCCTCCTCAGGCTCTTCCAAATCTCAGCTCTTTGATGGACTTGATGATGATGAACTCTCTCTTAACAACGGGGCCTTCATGCCTAG GAAGAGCATAAAGAAGCTTGTGTTGAAGAATCTGAACAACAGCAGTCTGTACAACTCATTAAACCGAGAGGCTGATGATTTGGCCTCTCCTTCAGAGTACCCACAGAATGGGCTCAG TCTGAGTTTGGATGAAGGAGAACCTAGAGAAGCAAATATGGAGAGAAGAGGGGAGGACGATCTGGAGGTCTCAAAGTTCTACACCAACCCAATCACCAAACCCATTCCTCATGCCCAGCCGAGCCCCTTGCTTCAGGACACCATCTCTGAGTTTAACTTGCGGGGATCTGGCAGTCATCGCAATGGGTTGGAGGCCAGCAGCGAAGACATCTCTCTAGCGGAGGACTCCATTCAGGAGGAGAGAGACGAGGAGCTAGAGGCTCAGAAACCACCTCACCCAGCTG GTATAGTTCTTAGCCGAGTTGGCTACTACACCATCCCTTCGATGGAAGAGCTGGGAAAGATGCTGAATGAGAATGGGGAGTGTATTGTTGAGAACTTCACCATTGGCAGAAAAG GCTATGGGTCAGTTTTCTTCCCTGGTGAAGTAAATCTTACCAACATGATCCTGGATGAGATTGTACACTTCAGACGCAAGGAGATAATAGTGTACCCTGATGACAAAGACAAGCCCTCTGTTGGAGAGGGACTAAACAG ACGTGCTGAGGTGACTCTAGATGGTGTGTGGCCCAATGACAAGACAACTTGCTGTCAGATCAAGAGTCCAGATAGGCTGACTGAGATGAACTATGAGGGTCGGCTTGAAGCAGCTTCTCGCAAACAGGGCGCCCGCTTTTTGGAGTACCGGCCTGAAACTGGCTCTTGGGTCTTTGAG GTGGCCCACTTCTCAAAGTATGGCTTGCAGGAATCTGATGAAGAGGAGGAAATTCCTCCAGCTAAACTCGACCTGAAGAAGCTGAAGACAGCGGTTCCTCCAGGGCTTGCGCAGCTCCCACTGACCCAGCAGCAGGTGGCGCCACAGGCTCAG AGTACTGCGGTTCTTGAGCTCCTCAGCCGTGTGTCGGAGTTGGACAGTGACATGGCTGACATTACTCAAGAGCACCCGGCCGAGAGTATTTTGGACGATGAGGATGGAGAAAGAACTTTCGAGGAGAACAAGCTGAGATCTGAGACCCCTGCTGAGCACGAGCCTGTGTCTGCATCCAGTCAGATCGCGTCCTCTATGGGGATCAACCCTCATACTCTACAG ATTATGAAGGCCTCTCTGTTTGCAGACGATGATGAGTGTGATTTATTTCAAGAGCACGTTTCTTCAAAGCTCATTCAAGATGTGGCTTCAACCAAACTTTTGCTTTCTGGAGCTGGTCGGCCATCAA TCGGAGCCCTCTTGCAAACCAAATTCACTTCAGGAGGAGGTCTCTTTTCCCAGTTGCCAGAAGCTCCTTTTAGTGAAATATCTCAGAAACTGAACAAGTCACTGGCATCAGAAGCCCCGTGGCCATCATTGGGTCCATCCTTTCTTCTGCCGCCCCCTCCTCCAGAACCTACTCTTCGCACTGTAGGGGCCCGCAGGCTTGGGGGACCTGTCCCTCTGGAGGCCTCTATAACTCTAGGCAAAGGTCGTCTGCTTATGGATGCGGCTCTGTTCAGAGGTCGGTCTTTCAGAGTGGGCTGGGGCCCCAACTGGACACTTGTGCACAGTGGAGATCAACTCAGTGTCACAGATGCCGTGAAGGAGCCACCAGCGGAGAACCTGGGGTTTGGATTCTTACCCAAACCAACCAAGACCAAACC GCTCACTGAAAGTCCCTTTAAAGTGCGTGTGGAGCAGGTGGTCGGTCTAGAGCCCAAGCAGTCGTCAGAGAGCCTTTCTCTGTACAAGGGGCCACTGGAGATCGGTCTGAAGCACAGCACCATCAACACAGAGGAGCCCTGTCCCTTCATCCAGCCAGCAGGAGGAGTGGATGCTCTGCATGGCTACGCAGAGTGGATTGTGAAGGTCAACAAAGATATTGGAGGAAATGACG TTGGCTTGGCACACTGGAAGCAAGTCTGGACTTTGTGTGCTGCTCTGTGGGGTCGACTGGGTGACCGTGACTTAGACACTGAGCACTATTCAGACTACCAGCAGCAGCTCGAGAGGCGGAGGAGCTTCTCACACTGGCTGTCTGATTGTGCGGCTAACAGCATTGAGGAGGAGGTGGGCCAAGCGCTTCAGCGCAGCCATGCAGAGGCCGTATTCAGTTACCTCACTGGCCACTGCATCAGCAAGGCCTGCAAACTGTCCCAGAAGAGTG GGGACCATCGGCTTTCTCTGATGCTGTCTCAGGCTGTGGGCTCTCAGTTTTGTCGTGATCTATTAGCTCTGCAGCTCACAGACTGGAACAGGATGCAGACAGACTCCTTCATAGAGGAGGAGAGACTACGAATATTTGCTTTGCTTGCAGGCAAACCA GTGTGGCAGTCTACAGACTGTTGTATAAACGTTTGCTCAGAGCTGGACTGGAAGCGCTGTGTTGCTGTTCATCTGTGGTACATGCTGCCTCCCACTGCCTCGGTAGCTGATGCTCTCACCAAATATGAAACAGCGTTTCAG GGTTCAGAGGAAGTGAAAAGGTACGCTGGCCCTCCATTACCTCCCTATATAGATGAACTGGAGTTGTTGGGTTTGGATGAAGACATGGATGAGATTGAATCCAAAAAGCCACTCTACGACATCTGCTTTCACTTGCTCAAACTTTACAGCGACAG GCACTACAGCCTTCAACAGCTGCTTGATCCCAGCACAGTGACTGCTGATCATCTGGACTATCGGCTGAGCTGGCACCTCTGGAACGTGCTGCAGGCTCTCAACTACAACCACCTGGCCACCTCGTGCCAGGGCATGCTGCATGCCAGCTATGCTGCCCAGCTAGAGAGTGCAGGATTATGGGAAATGGCCATCTTTGTGTTGCTGCACATCACAGACTCTGG ACGTAGAGAGAGTGCAGTAAGGGAAATGCTCAGCTTGCATTGTTCCCTCGAAGAGACAGAAGAGTCAATGGAGAAGGAGCAGTTTCTTACTGAAAAGCTGCTGATCCCCATCCAGTGGATTCATCAAGCCAAGGCCATCCGTGCCTGCAGAGACGGAGACAAACATAGAGAAGCTTTGCACCTTTACAAGGCTGGCCACTGGAACCACTGCCATCGACTGGTCATCCAGCACCTGGCCTCAG ACTGCATCATTAACGATAATCATAAGTACCTCCTGGATTTCCTAGAGGGTTTGGCAGTGCCAGAGCGCAGTGTTCAGATTCAGGGCTGGGATACTTCTGGAAGGGTCTACCTTGATTACATCCATGTTATTCAGACGCTGCAAGACATTCAGCAG ATGGAAAGCCCAGGTTATGAGCTGGAGCGACTGCATACAGAGGTGACATCTCTCTGCAGTAGAATAGAGCTCCTCCCCTGTTCCAAAGCTAAAGACAAACTTGCCCAGTCAG AGATGGCCAAACGTGTGGCTAACATCCTCCGGGTGGTCCTGAGTCTCCAGCAGGGTGGTGAAGGCACCCCAGATCCCCGACACATCCCTCTTTGTCAGCTTGCTCCACACATTGGACGTCTGCCCATGCCGGAGGACTATGCTTTGGAGGAGCTGCGCAGCCTTACTCACTCATACATGCAAGAGTATGTGATCAGTCACTGA